The Vreelandella piezotolerans genomic interval CCCGTCAACTGATGAGGAAGCTCGCTGGTGCTACGGGTAGTAGCGTGGGGAGGGAACGTCATTGAAATACCGGTCCTGGCAACGAAGAAGCACGTTAGTCAGGCAAGTGCCTGAAAAGTGCCATGTTACCACACCCCACTAATGCTCTGTTGGGCGACTAATAGGCGTTTTTGTTGATGAACCCTTTGAAAACGGTGAGCACGATGATCTTCAAATCCAGCCAAAGCGACCAGTTGTCGATATACCACAGGTCGAACTCGACCCGCCGCTGCATTTTTTGCACGGTATCGGTCTCGCCTCGCAAACCATTGACCTGCGCCCAGCCGGTAATGCCCGGCTTCACTTTGTGGCGGCGCATGTAAGACTCCACCAGCTCTTTGTACTGCTCGTTATGGGCCAGTGCGTGCGGGCGTGGCCCCACGATGGACATTCTTCCTTGTAGCACGTTGTAAAATTGCGGCAGTTCATCCAGCGACGTGCGCCTTAAAAAGGCACCAATGGGCGTGATGCGGCTATCGTTCTTTTTGGCTTGGGTCACTTTACCGGCCTCTTCTTGGTGAACGTGCATCGAGCGAAACTTATAGACTTTGAAGCGACGCCCGTTTGAGCCCTCCCGGTGCTGCTTGAACAGAACCGGCCCTGGTGAGGTGAGCTTGATGGCCAGCGCTATGCCCAAGCATACCGGCAGGATCATGATCGAGATGAGCGAACCGATAATGATGTCTTCACTGCGTTTCACGAAGCGCGACATGCCGCTCATGGGCGATACGCTCAAATCGATCGCGTAATGCCCTGCCACTTCACTCATGCGATGATTGAGCAGGTGCATATCTTCGAACGCCGGAATGAAGCGCACTTCTGCCGTGTGGTTGCGCAGGGCAAAAAACAGCGACCGCACGATTTGGCCCATCTCGAACGGCACGCAAATCCATACCTCGCGGGCATTCGAGCGGCTAATACGCCGCACGATGCGCTTGATACACTCGTCGTTGACCTGCCCTTTGATTCGCTCTACCCCGGCAATGGTGTGCCCTTCCCAAGCGGCACTACGAATGCCTTCCGCCACACTCAATACGTTACTGGCCGGCCCGATCAAAAACACCGGACGCCGCGCGCCACCTCTTAGCCGAACGTGCTGCAAGGCAAGCTGCACTAGCAAACGCGCCCCACCCGCCACCGAAAACGAGATGACCAGCGTGAAGCCAATCCAGAGCCGGGAGTAGCGGCTGGCGGAGTGAGAAAAGTAAATGAGCGACGCGGCGGTAATGCCTACCGCTATCCACACCAGCAGCAATTTGCCTAGCATCTG includes:
- a CDS encoding undecaprenyl-phosphate glucose phosphotransferase, which translates into the protein MTFSERFPPQVVFPFFDVLAIFAGGWLAHWLRFGSLHLHERYVLALICIGLLVLVINSMSGSYRRWRITPVGQMLGKLLLVWIAVGITAASLIYFSHSASRYSRLWIGFTLVISFSVAGGARLLVQLALQHVRLRGGARRPVFLIGPASNVLSVAEGIRSAAWEGHTIAGVERIKGQVNDECIKRIVRRISRSNAREVWICVPFEMGQIVRSLFFALRNHTAEVRFIPAFEDMHLLNHRMSEVAGHYAIDLSVSPMSGMSRFVKRSEDIIIGSLISIMILPVCLGIALAIKLTSPGPVLFKQHREGSNGRRFKVYKFRSMHVHQEEAGKVTQAKKNDSRITPIGAFLRRTSLDELPQFYNVLQGRMSIVGPRPHALAHNEQYKELVESYMRRHKVKPGITGWAQVNGLRGETDTVQKMQRRVEFDLWYIDNWSLWLDLKIIVLTVFKGFINKNAY